A part of Myxococcales bacterium genomic DNA contains:
- the mnmA gene encoding tRNA 2-thiouridine(34) synthase MnmA, with the protein MSKKIVAAMSGGVDSAVAAYLLKSEGFDVVGITLRLAPDVKDDHIERTGRCCSIDDMIDARRVCEKIGIPFYAIDAQAKFKETVFDPFVKDYQNGITPIPCLACNHTVKFGDLLQSAQELGAGLATGHYAKIVGYRGHLTLARPDDLDRDQTYYLYGTDPKSLDKIQFPLGNLKKPQVREIAQKIGLLVHDKKDSHEICFVPDGDHAKVVEKALGKTFSGSIVDDKGNNLGEHRGVHKYTIGQRRGLGVSSKERLFVADIDSKDQKVVLAKKNALATSKIQVRDFRALVPHELWPEKIQIKIRARSAAEPAKLLINDGKFFDFQFDASVYGVALGQAAVVYDGDVMLGGGILSGRLDGAFPRTIDA; encoded by the coding sequence ATGTCTAAAAAAATTGTTGCAGCCATGTCGGGCGGTGTTGATTCAGCCGTTGCAGCTTATTTGCTCAAGAGCGAAGGCTTTGATGTTGTTGGTATTACCTTGCGTCTTGCTCCCGATGTCAAAGATGATCACATAGAGCGCACAGGGAGATGTTGTTCTATCGACGACATGATCGATGCTCGCAGAGTTTGCGAAAAAATCGGCATCCCTTTTTATGCCATCGACGCTCAAGCAAAGTTCAAAGAGACAGTATTCGATCCTTTTGTGAAAGACTATCAAAATGGAATAACACCTATTCCATGCCTTGCCTGTAATCACACTGTAAAATTTGGCGATTTGCTGCAGAGTGCACAAGAGCTAGGAGCAGGTCTTGCAACAGGACACTATGCAAAAATTGTGGGATATCGTGGACACCTAACTCTTGCTCGTCCAGATGATTTGGATCGCGATCAGACCTATTATCTTTATGGAACAGACCCAAAATCACTCGATAAAATTCAGTTTCCCTTGGGAAATCTAAAAAAACCTCAAGTGCGCGAGATAGCGCAAAAAATTGGTTTATTAGTGCACGATAAAAAAGACAGCCATGAAATTTGTTTTGTCCCAGATGGGGATCATGCCAAAGTGGTTGAAAAAGCCTTGGGTAAAACTTTTTCGGGAAGCATTGTAGACGATAAAGGAAACAATTTAGGAGAGCACCGTGGGGTCCATAAATATACCATTGGTCAGCGTCGTGGTCTGGGAGTCTCAAGCAAAGAAAGATTATTTGTTGCAGACATCGACAGCAAAGATCAAAAGGTTGTTTTGGCGAAAAAAAATGCGCTTGCTACCAGCAAAATTCAAGTTCGCGACTTCCGTGCTCTTGTGCCTCATGAGCTATGGCCAGAAAAAATTCAAATAAAAATTCGTGCGCGCTCTGCGGCAGAGCCAGCAAAGCTTCTAATCAATGATGGAAAATTTTTTGATTTTCAATTTGATGCATCAGTGTATGGAGTGGCTTTAGGGCAGGCTGCGGTTGTCTATGACGGCGACGTGATGCTCGGTGGTGGGATATTAAGCGGCAGGCTCGATGGAGCTTTTCCTCGCACTATAGATGCGTGA
- the lnt gene encoding apolipoprotein N-acyltransferase has product MKDNFLKSLGLCLLSALLLGVSEPLLMPALFGSHPAPEFFGLLALVGYVPLFSVLLKSNIKQVFFSTFFTLTAQYTIVLFWIYIALHVYGHIAPLPASAITLLLPMILALMGAVFFSLARFLSLHYKKSFLLYAPLALCAAEYFRNYYLFGGFPWGHAGYSIARVPEFLQLASLVGIYGLVFFVGLVNALVLAIFRATQRKRQKFALALLLLLCSVYIFGALQLRINHFAPSVRVALLQGNIEQEIKSNARLYVHEILKIYDDLHKEALAKEAQIIVWPESGYPLLVDQKRPDLELKLSGAASIVGATTYRFNDENKFSYYQNSAFLLNYQSEVVARYDKSHLVPFGEYVPWPMANIVDKVVPGMGAFRPGKDFIPVNLALNHSKSIDVGTTICYEGIFPEISRAYANNGAKLLVNITNDAWYGESSAPLQHLLMYQLRAVESGRPYVRATNSGISAFIDDHGRIQKSLGLFERGLIVADIPLNTRTTIYMIIGDIVPILCALLLTIIFLWAVIPLRSMLKKRQWKSLALVIFFLSVGVAAYIYFSRDIFLIDESARTKKLFIIILSFVMMFGSIAKSARSRAILLSVATLVIFLSVLLAVFESLYFLLGLIVGVLIYLMAFRMSLDEKTLQ; this is encoded by the coding sequence GTGAAAGATAATTTTCTAAAATCGCTGGGCCTGTGTTTACTGTCAGCACTGCTTTTGGGAGTTTCTGAACCCTTGCTGATGCCTGCGCTTTTTGGCTCGCATCCTGCACCTGAATTTTTTGGTTTACTGGCTTTGGTAGGCTATGTTCCGCTTTTTAGTGTGCTTCTAAAATCGAATATTAAGCAGGTTTTTTTTAGCACCTTTTTTACGCTCACTGCTCAGTACACTATTGTTTTATTTTGGATATACATTGCGCTTCATGTCTATGGCCACATAGCTCCACTTCCTGCTTCGGCCATAACATTGTTGCTTCCTATGATTTTGGCGTTGATGGGAGCAGTATTTTTTAGTTTAGCGCGATTTTTAAGTCTCCATTATAAAAAATCATTTTTGCTCTATGCACCCTTAGCCTTGTGTGCGGCGGAGTATTTTCGCAATTATTATCTTTTTGGCGGATTTCCTTGGGGGCATGCTGGATATTCTATTGCTCGAGTTCCTGAATTTTTGCAGCTTGCATCACTGGTTGGCATTTATGGCTTGGTATTTTTTGTTGGCCTTGTTAATGCACTGGTTTTGGCAATTTTTCGAGCAACCCAAAGAAAACGTCAAAAGTTTGCTCTGGCATTGTTGCTTTTGTTGTGCAGTGTCTATATTTTCGGGGCGCTTCAATTAAGAATAAATCACTTTGCTCCATCCGTTCGGGTTGCATTACTGCAGGGAAATATTGAGCAAGAAATTAAAAGCAATGCGCGTTTATATGTTCATGAGATTTTAAAGATTTATGATGATCTACACAAAGAGGCTCTCGCAAAAGAAGCGCAGATCATTGTGTGGCCCGAATCAGGATATCCCTTGCTCGTAGATCAAAAAAGACCAGATTTAGAGCTCAAGTTATCTGGTGCAGCAAGTATCGTTGGGGCGACAACCTATAGGTTCAATGATGAAAATAAATTTTCCTATTATCAAAATTCTGCCTTTTTACTCAACTATCAGAGTGAAGTTGTAGCCCGCTATGATAAATCTCACCTAGTGCCCTTTGGAGAATATGTACCGTGGCCCATGGCCAATATTGTGGATAAAGTAGTTCCTGGGATGGGTGCTTTTAGGCCCGGCAAGGATTTTATTCCGGTCAATTTAGCTCTCAATCATTCTAAAAGTATCGATGTGGGGACCACTATCTGCTATGAGGGTATTTTTCCTGAGATAAGTAGAGCTTACGCCAACAATGGTGCAAAATTGCTGGTTAATATTACTAACGATGCTTGGTATGGGGAGTCCTCAGCTCCCTTGCAACATTTGTTGATGTACCAGTTGAGGGCAGTTGAAAGCGGCAGACCCTATGTTCGCGCAACCAATAGCGGAATTTCTGCATTCATAGATGATCACGGGCGCATACAAAAAAGTCTGGGGCTTTTTGAAAGGGGGCTGATTGTTGCCGATATACCTCTTAATACAAGGACAACAATTTACATGATTATAGGCGATATTGTGCCTATCTTATGTGCTTTATTGCTCACTATCATTTTTTTATGGGCGGTAATTCCTTTGCGCAGTATGCTCAAAAAAAGACAATGGAAAAGCCTCGCTTTGGTTATATTTTTTCTATCGGTGGGCGTGGCGGCTTATATCTATTTTAGTCGGGATATATTTTTGATCGATGAGTCCGCTCGAACAAAAAAATTATTTATCATCATTTTATCTTTTGTGATGATGTTTGGCAGCATTGCTAAGAGTGCGAGAAGTAGAGCAATTTTGTTGAGCGTGGCTACTTTGGTGATTTTTTTATCGGTGCTGTTGGCGGTTTTTGAATCATTGTATTTTTTGCTCGGCTTAATAGTCGGCGTATTGATTTATCTTATGGCCTTCCGTATGAGTCTTGATGAAAAAACCTTGCAGTAG
- the prfB gene encoding peptide chain release factor 2, producing the protein MYEVNKKLGDIGVKLASLEQAIKFDEKSKRLKELDEKMAEPDFWQAGESSQKIQLEKSQLSREVERIKNIGQNYRDYKELIELMRDDETALAELESDVLELERQVHSVEMECLLSGEQDKNNAILSVNVGQGGVDSQDFSEMLMRMYRRYAERRGFSITIMEWQDGEEAGIKSATMLVSGTYAYGYLKAEVGVHRLVRISPFDSGARRHTSFASVWVIPEIDDSIEVEINNDDLRIDTFRSGGAGGQHVNKTDSAVRITHLPTNTAVVCQAERSQIKNRSTAMKLLKARLYELEMRKRLQERDKAEAQKLEASFGSQIRNYVMAPYRLVKDLRTGYEVGNVDAVLDGDIQPFIEAYLLNQSKQEK; encoded by the coding sequence ATGTATGAAGTTAATAAAAAGTTAGGCGATATAGGAGTTAAATTAGCTTCCTTAGAGCAGGCCATAAAATTTGACGAAAAATCAAAGCGATTAAAAGAGCTCGATGAAAAAATGGCGGAACCCGATTTTTGGCAAGCTGGTGAGTCATCTCAAAAAATTCAGCTGGAAAAATCTCAGCTCAGCAGAGAAGTAGAGCGCATAAAAAATATTGGGCAAAATTACCGAGATTATAAAGAACTGATTGAACTTATGCGCGATGACGAGACGGCATTAGCTGAGTTGGAGAGCGACGTACTGGAATTAGAACGGCAAGTTCACAGCGTTGAAATGGAATGTCTGCTCAGCGGTGAGCAGGATAAAAATAACGCTATTTTAAGCGTTAACGTTGGTCAGGGTGGTGTCGATTCACAAGATTTTTCTGAAATGCTCATGCGAATGTATCGTCGCTATGCTGAACGCCGAGGCTTCAGTATCACCATTATGGAATGGCAAGATGGCGAAGAGGCAGGAATTAAAAGTGCTACCATGTTGGTATCAGGGACTTATGCTTATGGTTATTTGAAAGCAGAAGTTGGTGTTCATCGTCTGGTAAGAATATCGCCTTTTGATTCAGGAGCTCGAAGGCATACCTCTTTTGCATCGGTATGGGTGATTCCTGAAATTGATGACAGTATCGAAGTTGAAATAAACAACGACGATTTGCGTATCGACACCTTTCGATCAGGTGGGGCAGGTGGGCAGCACGTTAATAAAACTGACTCTGCCGTAAGAATTACCCACTTACCCACTAATACTGCCGTGGTGTGTCAAGCTGAACGCAGTCAGATTAAAAATCGATCTACCGCCATGAAATTATTAAAGGCGCGTCTTTATGAATTGGAAATGCGCAAGCGCCTGCAAGAAAGAGATAAAGCCGAGGCACAAAAGCTTGAGGCTTCGTTTGGATCACAGATTCGCAATTATGTGATGGCTCCTTACCGTTTGGTAAAAGATCTTAGGACTGGCTATGAAGTTGGCAATGTGGATGCGGTGCTTGATGGAGACATTCAGCCCTTTATAGAAGCGTATTTATTAAATCAATCGAAACAAGAAAAATAG
- a CDS encoding A/G-specific adenine glycosylase has protein sequence MSHALKINLFDAEEFQFSSKKKSIEEFQKIIWRYYEHYQRRFLWREKLHPYHVVVSEIMLQQTQTERVSKKFASFIELFPDFFSLAQAPFNEVLREWKGLGYNRRAMNLQKIAGLVTEQYDGILPKSIATLETFPGIGKATARSIYTFAFDEPTVFIETNIRSVFLHFFFKDETSKISDRSIEVLVEKYLDRAQPREWYYALMDFGAMLKKNLGNPNHQSAHYKKQSSFVGSNRQLRGKILQFLLTNRTSSLESLQNTFSEDAWRFEPILNQLCLEGLVKEKSGFYFL, from the coding sequence TTGTCACATGCACTAAAAATAAATTTGTTCGATGCAGAAGAATTTCAATTTAGCAGCAAGAAAAAATCCATCGAAGAATTTCAAAAAATAATTTGGCGTTATTATGAGCACTATCAACGTCGGTTTTTGTGGCGAGAAAAATTACATCCTTATCATGTAGTTGTTTCGGAAATTATGCTGCAACAGACTCAGACAGAACGCGTGAGTAAAAAATTCGCATCTTTTATAGAGCTGTTTCCAGATTTTTTTTCTTTAGCTCAAGCGCCTTTTAATGAAGTCCTGAGGGAGTGGAAAGGCCTGGGCTATAATCGCCGCGCCATGAATCTGCAAAAAATTGCAGGTCTGGTTACAGAACAATATGACGGTATTTTACCCAAGAGCATAGCAACACTTGAAACTTTTCCTGGAATAGGTAAGGCCACAGCACGATCGATTTATACCTTTGCTTTTGATGAGCCGACTGTTTTTATTGAAACAAATATTCGTAGCGTATTTTTGCATTTTTTCTTTAAAGATGAAACGAGCAAAATCTCCGATCGCTCGATTGAAGTTTTGGTCGAAAAATATCTTGATCGAGCGCAGCCCCGTGAGTGGTATTACGCTCTCATGGACTTTGGTGCGATGCTGAAAAAAAACTTGGGTAATCCCAATCACCAAAGTGCACACTATAAAAAGCAAAGTAGTTTTGTTGGCTCCAACAGGCAGTTGCGAGGAAAAATTTTACAATTTTTATTAACTAATCGCACTTCTTCCTTAGAATCTTTACAAAATACCTTCAGTGAAGATGCTTGGAGATTTGAGCCAATACTTAATCAGTTATGTCTGGAAGGTCTGGTAAAGGAGAAGAGTGGGTTTTATTTTCTTTAG
- a CDS encoding IS1 family transposase gives MAVLIQVRCPACGDTETIVTFGYTHNEKQGYRCQSAECKKATFTIEHERKGWLPEIKEKSIAMTLNGSGIRDISRVLGFAPKLL, from the coding sequence ATGGCTGTCCTAATACAGGTGCGCTGCCCTGCGTGTGGAGATACTGAAACGATAGTTACGTTTGGTTACACCCACAACGAAAAGCAAGGTTATCGTTGTCAATCGGCAGAATGTAAAAAAGCTACTTTCACAATCGAGCACGAACGCAAAGGCTGGCTTCCAGAAATTAAGGAAAAGAGCATAGCGATGACTTTAAATGGCTCAGGCATCAGAGATATTTCCCGCGTTCTTGGGTTTGCACCGAAACTGTTATAA